One segment of Lachancea thermotolerans CBS 6340 chromosome E complete sequence DNA contains the following:
- the PDR1 gene encoding drug-responsive transcription factor PDR1 (weakly similar to uniprot|P12383 Saccharomyces cerevisiae YGL013C PDR1 Zinc cluster protein that is a master regulator involved in recruiting other zinc cluster proteins to pleiotropic drug response elements (PDREs) to fine tune the regulation of multidrug resistance genes) → MPETEILASGVIKKKRSKVSRACNNCRRRKIKCTGANPCLNCQTYKCECTYNLQSPPTIGTGDFSLNTRGVPLKTAASGISAPKPTIAAKAPVGFIPCDSVPPVCTSSSSLDADSTSVPQAKIFAGLPNGLYEDDSEILKQLSRLSEALKALKCMPPSARMTGAIQNIQDQIDDIQTSWRPAVRMNATNSVSEATTSLETRLMINKYTDNVSLTRFSTIQPSPVLSQSNFLNQQPVVDDTFGLYSPGLLLSVRGIGYLFKNFFNPGAKMAREYKTTLYMMLRFFDTCFYHLDLAAKSWLSPIETYYELISKPFNSKAQSIKDLIDEIPGSLIAKSKEAFPEFPQPSNIDEKLPMFHWLIRLSETVSFEPNPEYFGSANQSCDPPSIENYLRCTEILFILTFEYLHTTIHTPFGDLDFLESLLILMKHQYWVGEYHFFFQIISMAVGYAQNLGIHRWEFYVGIDEELAERRRSMWWKCYCWDKNYAIRTGKQAVINDNSVNCLLPRFFRNLGFLDKDDFLKRVTLLKGTIGGSVLDIAEYFATAISILMGDFFSNVLYNNVYTDFRNQAKPPSFREKLMFDLIEDVRKFIERFEASQQHAQGLSEYITKCETSNDLPSSDMFSCDRNVSYKAAAIVVYSHFVLSVCLVSVEHLFARLKTGNFPVRISEALGKNRGRVSTSWRFVMTMMSRSSIHLMWRIMIPGSILFLTVLSDLFTQCNGRVIEDVILVLRVSRNFDSVGPTDDCCNDMINKSRIIRQLMKCRTFFLIMVRISLQLFMRTSHISVVDMLNLIAQQDITLVATAEAILNGTNKNFKQCFLAMERSSVHLNIERSLEQEQALINSQSAANLEIGDQFPAPKVEDFGPSFSTLKSRESEGNERVPGSTVKQGTFAPSSPTMNFNLGSLDDFLNYGEDDLYNKLWSDINTEFPDFLQQDSMQQ, encoded by the coding sequence ATGCCAGAGACAGAAATTTTGGCCAGCGGCgtcatcaagaagaagcgaaGCAAGGTCAGCAGGGCATGTAACAATTGCCGAAGGCGCAAGATCAAGTGCACGGGTGCGAACCCGTGCCTCAACTGTCAGACATACAAGTGCGAGTGCACTTACAACCTGCAGTCTCCTCCTACGATAGGTACTGGAGATTTTTCGCTCAATACGCGCGGAGTTCCGCTAAAGACAGCCGCCTCAGGGATATCCGCACCAAAACCAACGATAGCGGCCAAGGCGCCGGTGGGCTTCATACCCTGCGATAGCGTACCGCCGGTCTGtacttcctcttcctctttggATGCGGACTCTACCTCTGTCCCACAGGCCAAAATTTTTGCCGGTCTCCCGAATGGGCTCTACGAAGACGACAGTGAGATACTGAAACAACTTAGTCGGCTTTCAGAGGCTCTTAAGGCGCTCAAGTGCATGCCGCCATCAGCACGAATGACTGGGGCGATACAAAACATTCAGGACCAGATTGACGACATACAGACCAGTTGGCGGCCCGCGGTTCGGATGAATGCTACGAACAGTGTTTCCGAGGCAACCACGTCTTTAGAAACTCGGCTCATGATAAACAAGTACACTGATAACGTATCGTTGACGCGGTTTTCTACTATTCAACCGTCTCCAGTATTGTCGCAATCTAATTTCCTCAACCAGCAGCCGGTGGTGGATGACACATTCGGCCTATATAGCCCAGGACTCTTGCTTTCGGTTAGAGGAATTGGATAtctgttcaaaaacttcttcaacccTGGTGCGAAAATGGCTAGAGAGTACAAGACAACGCTGTATATGATGCTAAGGTTTTTCGATACTTGCTTTTATCATCTGGACCTAGCAGCTAAGTCATGGCTCTCGCCAATCGAGACATACTACGAATTGATTTCAAAACCCTTTAATTCGAAGGCACAATCAATAAAAGATTTAATTGATGAAATACCAGGAAGTTTGATAGCAAAATCTAAAGAGGCCTTCCCAGAATTTCCTCAGCCTTCAAATATTGATGAGAAACTGCCTATGTTTCATTGGCTTATAAGGCTTTCGGAAACAGTATCATTCGAACCGAACCCAGAATATTTCGGTTCAGCAAATCAATCGTGTGATCCGCCCTCAATTGAAAACTACTTGCGCTGTACAGAGATCCTCTTTATTCTTACGTTTGAGTACTTGCATACCACCATCCACACGCCTTTTGGCGACTTGGATTTTCTTGAGTCGCTTCTTATCCTAATGAAGCACCAGTATTGGGTTGGAGAGTACcattttttctttcaaataaTTTCAATGGCTGTTGGTTATGCCCAAAACTTAGGAATTCATCGATGGGAATTTTACGTTGGAATTGATGAGGAATTAGCAGAGAGAAGGCGGTCTATGTGGTGGAAGTGTTACTGTTGGGACAAAAACTATGCTATACGAACAGGTAAGCAGGCGGTAATCAACGACAACAGCGTTAACTGCTTACTTCCAAGGTTTTTTAGAAATCTAGGATTTTTGGACAAAGatgattttttgaaaagggtaacgcttttgaaaggtaCTATCGGAGGATCAGTACTCGATATCGCAGAATACTTTGCGACCGCTATTTCGATCTTAATGGGGGATTTTTTTAGCAACGTTCTTTACAACAATGTCTACACTGATTTTAGAAATCAGGCGAAGCCTCCCAGTTTCAGGGAAAAACTAATGTTTGACCTGATCGAAGACGTCAGAAAATTCATTGAAAGGTTCGAAGCCAGTCAGCAGCACGCTCAAGGGCTCAGTGAGTATATCACTAAATGTGAAACCTCCAACGACCTTCCTAGTAGTGACATGTTTAGTTGTGACAGAAACGTCTCATacaaagcagcagcaattGTGGTTTATTctcattttgttttgtctGTTTGCCTGGTCTCTGTTGAGCATTTGTTCGCTCGGCTCAAAACCGGAAACTTTCCGGTAAGGATTTCAGAGGCTCTAGGAAAAAACCGAGGTAGAGTTTCTACTTCATGGAGGTTCgtgatgacgatgatgagCAGGAGCAGTATACATTTGATGTGGAGAATAATGATACCCGGCTCTATTCTCTTCTTGACGGTACTTTCTGATCTTTTTACGCAATGTAATGGGCGTGTAATTGAAGACGTCATTTTAGTGTTAAGAGTCTCTCGGAATTTTGATTCTGTGGGTCCCACTGATGATTGTTGCAATGATATGATCAACAAGAGCAGGATTATCAGACAGCTTATGAAATGCAGAACATTTTTCCTAATCATGGTAAGAATAAGCCTTCAACTTTTTATGCGGACTTCTCATATCTCCGTGGTAGACATGCTAAATCTAattgctcaacaagataTTACACTTGTTGCCACAGCAGAAGCGATTCTTAATGGAACGAATAAGAATTTTAAGCAGTGCTTTCTTGCAATGGAAAGAAGTTCCGTCCACTTGAACATTGAGCGCTCTTTGGAACAGGAACAAGCTCTAATAAACTCACAATCTGCTGCTAATTTGGAAATTGGTGACCAATTTCCGGCACCAAAGGTCGAGGATTTTGGCCCATCTTTTTCCACATTAAAAAGCCGAGAATCTGAAGGCAACGAGAGGGTGCCTGGTAGTACCGTCAAACAGGGAACTTTTGCCCCTTCATCGCCGACAATGAATTTCAATTTGGGATCGCTGGacgattttttgaattatGGCGAGGATGATCTTTATAACAAGCTCTGGAGCGACATAAACACCGAGTTCCCTGATTTCCTACAGCAAGACTCTATGCAACAGTGA
- the PUF4 gene encoding Puf4p (similar to uniprot|P25339 Saccharomyces cerevisiae YGL014W PUF4 member of the PUF protein family YGL014W) → MSEQQPQVDAQVSETINSALDQLHLDDLSGSSHPSEQPATAASPSANGSFPPPPMMGMGFMHYPHMMHLPHSPGFFHAPGATDPFTADPTADLASADAAVFSVQQGMPHTTTGPGAASNAGPAPALDIGFSGIDPLWSSSDQGLNADYPFIAPKLPDSSNASRRQTFPAVSGTELIHDASGVRTQSISLERIDPDLSASKEPGDSDADISQKSAANASYSAAAYPYGGPLVQPNPVLSGHNPPGTAPGYGIPSPFHAYGFSSPFQSFSPVPGTPLAPQSANMNSSTTEALGKEGGAQENPASPRSASSQPLAPWMYGNHPFGPMVPIAHHQMMPPPGNNNARLHPASHHNNRHPMHSRKHKGSNNQKPYHRKGEDPAKYANAKLDDYIGNILSLCKDQHGCRFLQRQLDIGGCNAANSIYLETRDYVVELMTDSFGNYLIQKLLERVTDDQRLELVRSSAQSFVYIALDPHGTRALQKLVECISTEEEAGIVVDSLRGSIVELSRDLNGNHVVQKCLQKLKPEDFQFIFDAAIESCVKIATHRHGCCVLQRCLDHGSKEQFQQLCEEIIAHVDELATDPFGNYVVQYILTKQTERSASEYTNRIVNILKPKIIELSLHKFGSNVVEKVLRTPVVSELMITELLNRSGDSKIDQLLHDGYGNYVLQTALDIARENNKYLYQRLSDTLKPLLVGPVRNTPHGRRIMGILEFE, encoded by the coding sequence ATGTCCGAACAACAGCCGCAAGTGGATGCGCAGGTCTCAGAAACTATCAATTCGGCTCTAGACCAGCTGCACCTGGACGACCTTTCAGGCTCGAGTCATCCTAGCGAGCAGCCTGCGACGGCTGCCTCGCCCTCAGCGAACGGATCTTTTCCACCGCCACCTATGATGGGCATGGGCTTCATGCACTACCCGCATATGATGCACCTCCCTCACTCTCCCGGCTTTTTCCACGCTCCGGGCGCAACAGATCCATTTACTGCAGACCCAACCGCCGATCTGGCTTCTGCTGATGCCGCTGTGTTCTCGGTGCAACAGGGCATGCCTCATACAACCACAGGTCCAGGCGCTGCCTCCAACGCGGGGCCAGCTCCTGCACTCGACATTGGATTCTCAGGTATTGATCCTTTATGGTCGTCTAGTGACCAGGGCCTCAATGCAGACTACCCATTTATTGCTCCAAAGCTGCCTGATTCATCTAACGCCTCAAGAAGACAAACGTTTCCAGCGGTCTCAGGTACTGAGCTGATTCACGACGCCTCCGGCGTCAGAACACAAAGCATTTCACTTGAGAGGATCGATCCCGATCTCAGCGCTTCTAAGGAGCCAGGGGACTCCGATGCCGACATTTCTCAGAAAAGTGCTGCTAACGCTTCGTATTCCGCTGCTGCTTATCCATACGGTGGCCCGCTCGTTCAACCAAACCCTGTTCTGTCCGGCCACAACCCACCCGGAACGGCTCCGGGCTATGGGATCCCTTCCCCTTTTCACGCTTAtgggttttcttctcctttcCAGTCGTTCTCCCCTGTCCCTGGCACCCCTTTGGCACCCCAATCTGCAAATATGAATTCTTCTACCACCGAAGCTTTGGGGAAAGAGGGAGGCGCCCAAGAAAACCCCGCTTCCCCGAGGTCTGCTTCCTCTCAACCTCTGGCGCCTTGGATGTATGGAAACCATCCGTTTGGGCCTATGGTCCCAATAGCCCACCATCAAATGATGCCTCCTCCTGGGAACAATAATGCCCGTCTTCACCCCGCTTCCCACCACAACAACCGCCATCCAATGCATTCACGCAAGCACAAAGGTAGTAACAACCAAAAACCGTATCATCGCAAAGGTGAGGACCCTGCAAAATACGCAAATGCTAAGCTGGATGACTATATCGGAAACATTCTTTCTCTCTGCAAGGACCAGCATGGATGCCGATTCTTACAAAGACAGCTTGACATCGGCGGCTGCAATGCCGCCAACTCCATCTACCTTGAAACTAGAGATTACGTTGTTGAGCTAATGACTGATTCTTTTGGTAACTATTTAATCCAAAAATTACTGGAAAGGGTGACTGATGATCAGAGACTTGAGCTAGTAAGGTCTTCCGCACAGAGCTTTGTATACATTGCTCTCGACCCACATGGTACTAGAGCTTTACAGAAGCTAGTTGAATGTATTTCGacggaggaagaagctggtaTTGTTGTCGACTCTTTACGTGGCTCTATTGTCGAATTGAGCAGAGACTTGAACGGGAATCACGTCGTTCAGAAATGCTTACAGAAATTAAAGCCGGAAGACTTCCAGTTTATCTTTGATGCTGCTATCGAGTCTTGTGTCAAGATCGCTACTCATCGGCACGGGTGCTGTGTTCTTCAACGTTGTTTAGACCACGGAAGCAAAGAACAATTCCAACAGCTGTGTGAAGAGATTATTGCTCATGTTGATGAATTGGCCACTGATCCATTTGGTAACTACGTGGTTCAGTATATTCTCACGAAGCAGACTGAACGCTCCGCATCCGAATACACTAACAGAATTGTCAATATCCTCAAGCCGAAAATTATTGAGTTATCTCTACACAAATTTGGCTCAAACGTCGTTGAAAAGGTTTTAAGAACACCAGTAGTTTCGGAATTAATGATCACAGAATTGCTTAATCGTAGCGGggattcaaaaattgaccAGCTGCTTCATGATGGATATGGTAATTACGTTCTACAAACTGCCTTAGATATTGCTCGCGAGAACAACAAATATCTATACCAACGCTTAAGCGATACCTTGAAGCCGCTTTTGGTTGGCCCTGTTAGAAACACTCCTCACGGTAGAAGGATCATGGGAATTTTGGAATTCGAATAG
- a CDS encoding alkene reductase (highly similar to uniprot|Q03558 Saccharomyces cerevisiae YHR179W OYE2 Widely conserved NADPH oxidoreductase containing flavin mononucleotide (FMN) homologous to Oye3p with slight differences in ligand binding and catalytic properties may be involved in sterol metabolism) — protein sequence MTFVKDLKPIALQDTKLFEPIQIGDTTVEHRAVMCPLTRMRAHHPGNVPNKDWALEYYDQRSKAPGTMIITEGTFPSPQCGGYDNAPGIWSKEQIEQWKKIFAKIHENKSFAWVQLWVLGRQAPCDTLKRDGLRYDSASDEVYMDDASEKKAIECDNRQHGITKEEIKQYVKDYVQAAKNSIDAGADGVEIHSANGYLLNQFLDPISNKRTDEYGGSIENRARFVLEVVDAVVDAIGEKKVGIRFSPYGTFGNMSGASDPGLIAQYAYVVGELEKRAKAGKRLAYIHLVEPRVTNLSLTEGQGWYKEGSNDFVYSIWKGPVIRAGNYALDPSAARDDVQKNDRTLIGYGRLFISNPDLVQRLKEGLPLNKYDRDTFYAMTDKGYIDYPTYAEATKVAASQ from the coding sequence ATGACTTTTGTTAAAGACCTAAAGCCCATCGCCTTGCAGGACACTAAGTTGTTCGAGCCCATCCAGATAGGCGATACTACGGTGGAGCACCGTGCAGTGATGTGCCCGCTGACTAGAATGAGGGCTCACCATCCTGGCAATGTGCCCAACAAGGACTGGGCACTCGAGTATTACGACCAGCGCTCCAAGGCCCCGGGTACCATGATTATCACAGAGGGTACATTCCCTTCGCCCCAGTGCGGAGGTTACGACAATGCGCCAGGGATCTGGTCAAAGGAGCAGATTGAACAGTGGAAAAAGATCTTTGCCAAGATCCACGAAAACAAGTCGTTCGCGTGGGTGCAGCTGTGGGTGCTCGGTAGACAAGCTCCCTGTGACACATTGAAAAGAGATGGTTTGCGCTACGATTCTGCCTCTGACGAGGTTTACATGGATGATGCAtccgagaagaaggcgatCGAGTGTGACAACAGGCAGCACGGTATcaccaaagaagagattaAACAATACGTAAAGGACTACGTGCAAGCCGCCAAGAACTCTATAGATGCCGGCGCGGATGGTGTTGAAATTCATAGCGCAAACGGGTACTTGTTGAACCAGTTCTTAGACCCTATCTCGAACAAAAGAACCGACGAATACGGTGGATCTATCGAGAACAGAGCACGTTTTGTGTTAGAAGTCGTCGACGCTGTCGTCGATGCAATCGGTGAGAAGAAGGTTGGCATTCGTTTCTCCCCATACGGTACCTTTGGTAATATGTCCGGGGCTTCAGACCCTGGGCTGATTGCCCAGTACGCGTACGTGGTTGGTGAACTGGAGAAGAGAGCCAAGGCTGGTAAGAGACTAGCATATATCCACCTTGTCGAGCCTCGTGTCACCAACCTATCACTCACTGAGGGTCAAGGCTGGTATAAGGAGGGCTCGAACGATTTTGTCTACAGCATCTGGAAGGGCCCTGTCATTAGAGCTGGTAACTATGCACTAGATCCCAGCGCTGCGAGGGACGATGTCCAGAAGAACGACAGAACCTTGATCGGTTACGGCAGGCTTTTCATTTCCAACCCAGACTTAGTACAAAGATTGAAGGAGGGATTGCCATTGAACAAGTACGACAGGGATACATTCTATGCTATGACTGACAAGGGTTACATTGACTACCCAACTTATGCGGAGGCTACAAAGGTTGCTGCCTCGCAGTAG
- a CDS encoding alkene reductase (highly similar to uniprot|Q03558 Saccharomyces cerevisiae YHR179W OYE2 Widely conserved NADPH oxidoreductase containing flavin mononucleotide (FMN) homologous to Oye3p with slight differences in ligand binding and catalytic properties may be involved in sterol metabolism) → MTFVKDLKPIALQDTKLFEPIQIGDTTVEHRAVMCPLTRMRAHHPGNVPNKDWALEYYDQRSKAPGTMIITEGTFPSPQCGGYDNAPGIWSKEQIEQWKKIFAKIHENKSFAWVQLWVLGRQAFPDTLKRDGLRYDSASDEVYMDDASEKKAIECDNRQHGITKEEIKQYVKDYVQAAKNSIDAGADGVEIHSANGYLLNQFLDPISNKRTDEYGGSIENRARFVLEVVDAVVDAIGEKKVGIRFSPYGTFGTMSGASDPGLIAQYAYVVGELEKRAKAGKRLAYIHLVEPRVTNPFFTEGQGWYKEGSNDFVYSIWKGPVIRAGNYALDPRAARDDVQKNDRTLIGYGRLFISNPDLVQRLKEGLPLNKYDRDTFYAMTDKGYVDYPTYAEATKVAASQ, encoded by the coding sequence ATGACTTTTGTTAAAGACCTAAAGCCCATCGCCTTGCAGGACACTAAGTTGTTCGAGCCCATCCAGATCGGCGATACTACGGTGGAGCACCGTGCAGTGATGTGCCCGCTGACTAGAATGAGGGCTCACCATCCTGGCAATGTGCCCAACAAGGACTGGGCACTCGAGTATTACGACCAGCGCTCCAAGGCCCCGGGTACCATGATTATCACAGAGGGTACATTCCCTTCGCCCCAGTGCGGAGGTTACGACAATGCGCCAGGGATCTGGTCAAAGGAGCAGATTGAACAGTGGAAAAAGATCTTTGCCAAGATTCACGAAAACAAGTCGTTCGCGTGGGTGCAGCTGTGGGTGCTCGGCAGACAAGCCTTCCCTGACACACTGAAAAGAGACGGTTTGCGCTACGATTCTGCCTCTGACGAGGTTTACATGGATGATGCAtccgagaagaaggcgatCGAGTGTGACAACAGGCAGCACGGTATcaccaaagaagagattaAACAATACGTAAAGGACTACGTGCAAGCCGCCAAGAACTCTATAGATGCCGGCGCGGATGGTGTTGAAATTCATAGCGCAAACGGGTACTTGTTGAACCAGTTCTTAGACCCTATCTCGAACAAAAGAACCGACGAATACGGTGGATCTATCGAGAACAGAGCACGTTTTGTGTTAGAAGTCGTCGACGCTGTCGTCGATGCAATCGGTGAGAAGAAGGTTGGCATTCGTTTCTCCCCGTACGGTACCTTCGGCACCATGTCTGGAGCTTCAGACCCTGGACTGATTGCTCAGTACGCGTACGTGGTTGGTGAACTGGAGAAGAGAGCCAAGGCTGGTAAGAGACTAGCATATATCCACCTTGTCGAGCCTCGTGTCACCAACCCATTCTTCACTGAGGGTCAAGGATGGTATAAGGAAGGCTCGAACGATTTTGTCTACAGCATCTGGAAGGGCCCTGTCATTAGAGCTGGTAACTATGCACTAGATCCCAGAGCTGCGAGGGACGATGTCCAGAAGAACGACAGAACCTTGATCGGTTACGGCAGGCTTTTCATTTCCAACCCAGACTTGGTACAAAGATTGAAGGAGGGATTGCCATTGAACAAGTACGACAGGGATACATTCTATGCTATGACAGACAAGGGTTACGTGGACTACCCAACTTACGCGGAGGCTACGAAGGTTGCTGCCTCGCAATAG
- the PMA1 gene encoding H(+)-exporting P2-type ATPase PMA1 (highly similar to uniprot|P05030 Saccharomyces cerevisiae YGL008C PMA1 Plasma membrane H -ATPase pumps protons out of the cell major regulator of cytoplasmic pH part of the P2 subgroup of cation-transporting ATPases) → MSAATTEPTKEKPVQPVESDEEDDDIDALIDELQSNHNLDEEDEEDDVKVAAGEARPVPEELLQTDPSYGLTSDEVTKRRKRYGLNQMAEESESLIVKFLGFFIGPIQFVMEAAAILAAGLEDWVDFGVILGLLFLNAAVGFIQEYQAGSIVDELKKSLANSAVVIRDGNLVEIPANEVVPGDIMQLEDGTVICADGRLVTEECFLQIDQSAITGESLAVDKHYGDTTFSSSTVKRGEGFMIVTATGDNTFVGRAAALVNQASGDQGHFTEVLNGIGTILLVLVIVTLLLVWTACFYRTVRIVRILRYTLGITIIGVPVGLPAVVTTTMAVGAAYLAKKQAIVQKLSAIESLAGVEILCSDKTGTLTKNKLSLHEPYTVEGVEPDDLMLTACLAASRKKKGLDAIDKAFLKSLAQYPRAKNALTKYKVLDFHPFDPVSKKVTAVVESPEGERIICVKGAPLFVLKTVEEDHPIPEDVHENYENKVAELASRGFRALGVARKRGEGHWEILGVMPCMDPPRDDTAQTVNEARRLGLRVKMLTGDAVGIAKETCRQLGLGTNIYNAERLGLGGGGDMPGSELADFVENADGFAEVFPQHKYAVVEILQQRGYLVAMTGDGVNDAPSLKKADTGIAVEGATDAARSAADIVFLAPGLSAIIDALKTSRQIFHRMYSYVVYRIALSLHLEIFLGLWIAILNNSLDIDLIVFIAIFADVATLAIAYDNAPFDQKPVKWNLPRLWGMSIILGVILAVGTWLTLTFMFVPKGGIIQNFGSIDGVLFLQISLTENWLIFITRAVGPFWSSIPSWQLSGAVFIVDIIATMFCLFGWWSQNWNDIVTVVRVWVFSFGVFCVLGGAYYLMSGSVAFDRLMNGKPMKEKPPTRSVEDFLVAMQRVSTQHEKGN, encoded by the coding sequence GTTGCAGTCCAACCACAACCTggacgaggaggacgaggaagacgacgtCAAGGTCGCGGCCGGTGAGGCCCGTCCCGTTCCTGAGGAGTTGTTGCAAACCGACCCTTCATACGGTCTGACCTCCGACGAGGTGACCAAGCGTCGCAAGCGTTACGGTCTCAACCAGATGGCCGAGGAGTCCGAGTCTCTAATTGTTAAGTTCCTCGGTTTCTTCATCGGTCCTATCCAGTTCGTCATGGAAGCCGCTGCCATTCTGGCTGCCGGTCTAGAGGACTGGGTCGATTTCGGTGTCATTTTGGGTCTGTTGTTCCTGAACGCCGCTGTTGGTTTCATTCAAGAATACCAGGCCGGTTCCATTGTCGATgaattgaagaagtctttggccAACTCCGCCGTCGTTATTCGTGACGGTAACTTGGTCGAGATCCCTGCTAACGAGGTTGTTCCTGGTGACATCATGCAGCTAGAGGACGGTACCGTCATCTGTGCTGATGGTCGTCTCGTGACTGAGGAGTGTTTCTTGCAGATTGACCAGTCCGCCATCACCGGTGAGTCTCTGGCTGTCGACAAGCACTACGGTGACACcactttctcttcttctactGTCAAGCGTGGTGAGGGTTTCATGATTGTCACCGCCACTGGTGACAACACCTTCGTCGGTCGTGCCGCTGCTTTGGTTAACCAGGCTTCTGGTGACCAGGGTCACTTTACTGAGGTTTTGAACGGTATCGGTACGATTTTGTTGGTGCTGGTTATTGTTACCTTGCTGCTTGTCTGGACTGCCTGTTTCTACCGTACCGTGCGTATCGTCAGAATCTTGAGATACACCCTGGGTATCACCATTATCGGTGTCCCAGTCGGTTTGCCAGCTGTCGTTACCACCACCATGGCTGTCGGTGCTGCCTACCTTGCCAAGAAGCAAGCTATTGTCCAGAAGTTGTCCGCCATTGAGTCTCTTGCCGGTGTCGAGATCTTGTGTTCCGACAAGACCGGTACCTTGACCAAGAACAAGTTGTCTTTGCACGAGCCATACACCGTCGAGGGTGTTGAACCAGATGACCTGATGTTGACCGCTTGTTTGGCCGCTtccagaaagaagaagggttTGGACGCTATTGACAAggctttcttgaaatctttggCCCAGTACCCAAGAGCCAAGAACGCTTTGACTAAGTACAAGGTTTTGGACTTCCACCCATTCGACCCCGTTTCCAAGAAGGTCACCGCCGTGGTGGAGTCCCCAGAAGGCGAGAGAATCATTTGTGTTAAGGGTGCCCCATTGTTCGTCCTAAAGACTGTCGAGGAGGACCACCCTATCCCTGAAGATGTCCACGAGAACTACGAAAACAAGGTTGCTGAATTGGCCTCCAGAGGTTTCCGTGCCCTGGGTGTTGCCAGAAAGAGAGGTGAAGGCCACTGGGAAATCTTGGGTGTCATGCCATGCATGGACCCTCCAAGAGATGACACTGCCCAAACCGTCAACGAAGCTAGACGTCTAGGTTTGAGAGTTAAGATGTTAACTGGTGATGCTGTCGGTATTGCTAAGGAGACTTGTCGCCAACTGGGATTGGGTACCAACATTTACAACGCTGAGAGACTAGGTCTAGGTGGCGGTGGTGACATGCCAGGTTCCGAATTGGCCGACTTCGTTGAGAACGCCGATGGTTTCGCTGAAGTTTTCCCTCAACACAAATACGCTGTCGTCGAGATCTTGCAACAGAGAGGTTACTTGGTTGCCATGACTGGTGACGGTGTTAACGACGCCccatctttgaagaaggccgACACTGGTATTGCCGTTGAAGGTGCTACCGATGCTGCCCGTTCTGCCGCTGATATTGTTTTCTTGGCCCCAGGTTTGTCTGCTATCATTGACGCCCTGAAGACCTCCAGACAGATTTTCCACAGAATGTACTCCTACGTTGTCTACCGTATCGCTTTGTCTCTTCACTTGGAAATCTTCTTGGGTCTATGGATCGCTATCTTGAACAACTCCCTGGACATTGACTTGATTGTTTTCATTGCCATTTTCGCTGATGTTGCTACTTTGGCTATTGCTTACGACAACGCTCCATTCGACCAAAAGCCAGTCAAGTGGAACTTGCCAAGATTATGGGGTATGTCCATTATCCTAGGTGTTATTTTGGCTGTCGGTACCTGGTTGACTTTGACTTTCATGTTCGTTCCAAAGGGTGGTATCATCCAGAACTTCGGTTCTATTGACGGTGTTCTGTTCTTGCAGATCTCCTTGACTGAGAACTGGTTGATTTTCATCACCAGAGCTGTCGGTCCATTCTGGTCTTCTATCCCATCTTGGCAATTGTCTGGCGCTGTGTTCATCGTTGACATCATCGCCACTATGTTCTGTCTGTTCGGCTGGTGGTCTCAGAACTGGAACGACATCGTTACTGTCGTCCGTGTCTGGGTTTTCTCTTTCGGTGTTTTCTGCGTCTTGGGTGGTGCTTACTACCTGATGTCTGGCTCCGTTGCCTTCGACAGATTGATGAACGGTAAGCCAATGAAGGAGAAGCCACCAACCAGATCCGTTGAGGACTTCCTTGTTGCCATGCAGAGAGTCTCTACTCAACACGAGAAGGGCAACTAA